One Roseiconus lacunae genomic window, GCATCGAATAGAGCATTGAATCCGCTGCCGCTGCGTTGGTCGAGTGTATGACCGCAGGAGCAATTGGTTTGCGTGTCACCAAAAACGCCGAGACATCACAGCCGTCACCCGGATCGGGGTCGTCAGGTGAGTCCGTGAACAGATCGTGGTCGAGGCAAATCAGATCAGGAACGCGACCGAGACAGGAATAAGCGTCGATGAATTCTGGAGCAGTTCGATGCACGTCCAGCGTTACCGCGGGATGGTGAAGAGCCAGAACGGCACGGAAACGCGAGATGCGATCCAAGTCGTCTTCTAGCATCACGAGAAAGTTCACGATTAGCGTGCGGTCTCTTCAGTCGGGGAACGGTGACGATCACGTGGTCGCCGCGGTTGACGAGCCACTCCAACAACCTCAACTCGGCGGCTCACGTGCATCGATTGGTTCGTCGATTTAC contains:
- a CDS encoding cyclic-phosphate processing receiver domain-containing protein, coding for MNFLVMLEDDLDRISRFRAVLALHHPAVTLDVHRTAPEFIDAYSCLGRVPDLICLDHDLFTDSPDDPDPGDGCDVSAFLVTRKPIAPAVIHSTNAAAADSMLYSMRDAGWDVDRIAPLGEDWIESYWFPTACEMVAAHDGRH